The Salinibacterium sp. M195 genome includes a window with the following:
- a CDS encoding glyceraldehyde-3-phosphate dehydrogenase has product MQREHSDEFARWNARQELAEAMIPLIGGLYRNRGVVTSIHGRRLINQSPVEVLKAHRFARQLNESELPIEETMPMMLALSAMPLNSASIDLAKLVNRFREVGGELGDFLAAELEPVLKNGHETKPVGADVVLYGFGRIGRLLARILIAHAGNGEGLRLRAIVVRKGSDNDLVKRASLLRRDSVHGPFEGTISVDTEANTILANGTLIQVIYSNDPATIDYTEYGISDAIVVDNTGRWRDEEGLGQHLKSKGVKRVLLTAPGKGDIKNIVYGLNHDTIADSDAILSAASCTTNAISPVLKAINDQYGIEHGHVETVHSYTNDQNLTDNFHSGDRRGRSAPMNMVITETGAAKAVAKAVPELAGLLTGSAIRVPTPNVSMAILNLNLATETTRDDVNRYLRNLSLDSTLQQQIDFIDSPEIVSSDFTGSHRAGIVDGLATISTGKHLVLYVWYDNEFGYTSQVVRVIEHMGQTHPQVIPERAVVGA; this is encoded by the coding sequence ATGCAACGCGAACACAGCGACGAATTTGCCCGATGGAATGCCCGCCAAGAACTGGCCGAGGCAATGATCCCCCTCATCGGTGGGCTGTATCGCAACCGCGGCGTCGTGACCTCCATTCACGGCCGCCGCCTCATCAACCAGTCGCCAGTCGAGGTGCTCAAGGCTCACCGCTTTGCGCGTCAGCTCAACGAGAGCGAACTGCCGATCGAAGAAACTATGCCGATGATGCTCGCGCTGTCGGCGATGCCGCTGAATTCGGCATCCATCGATCTGGCAAAGCTCGTCAACCGATTTCGCGAAGTCGGTGGCGAGCTAGGCGACTTCTTGGCCGCCGAGCTTGAGCCGGTGCTGAAGAACGGCCACGAGACGAAACCGGTGGGCGCGGATGTCGTGCTCTACGGTTTCGGCCGGATCGGTCGACTGTTGGCCCGAATCCTCATCGCGCACGCCGGCAACGGCGAGGGGCTCCGCTTGCGGGCCATCGTTGTGCGCAAGGGATCAGACAACGACCTCGTGAAGCGTGCCAGCCTGTTGCGTCGCGACAGTGTTCACGGACCGTTTGAGGGAACCATCTCGGTCGACACCGAAGCGAACACGATTCTCGCAAACGGCACGCTCATTCAGGTGATCTACTCGAACGATCCAGCCACAATCGACTACACCGAATACGGCATTTCGGATGCCATCGTCGTCGACAACACCGGTCGCTGGCGTGACGAAGAAGGCCTCGGTCAGCACCTCAAGTCGAAGGGAGTGAAGCGGGTTCTCCTCACCGCTCCCGGCAAGGGCGACATCAAGAACATCGTCTATGGCCTCAACCACGACACCATCGCCGACTCAGACGCCATCCTCTCTGCTGCGTCGTGCACGACCAACGCAATTTCACCGGTGCTCAAAGCGATCAACGACCAGTACGGCATTGAGCACGGTCACGTCGAGACGGTGCACTCGTACACGAACGACCAAAACCTGACCGACAACTTCCATTCCGGCGACCGTCGTGGCCGCTCGGCCCCGATGAACATGGTCATCACCGAGACGGGCGCTGCGAAAGCAGTTGCGAAGGCGGTTCCGGAGCTGGCGGGATTGCTCACCGGCAGCGCCATCCGGGTTCCCACCCCGAACGTGTCGATGGCAATTCTGAACCTCAATCTGGCGACCGAAACCACCCGTGACGACGTGAACCGTTACCTGCGCAATCTCTCCCTTGACTCGACTCTGCAGCAGCAGATCGACTTCATCGATTCACCGGAGATCGTCTCGAGCGACTTCACCGGCTCGCACCGCGCCGGCATCGTGGATGGCCTCGCGACGATCAGCACGGGCAAGCACCTCGTGTTGTACGTCTGGTACGACAACGAGTTCGGGTACACCAGCCAGGTGGTGCGCGTTATTGAACATATGGGCCAAACGCACCCGCAAGTTATTCCCGAACGCGCCGTAGTCGGAGCATAA
- the dgoD gene encoding galactonate dehydratase, protein MKIARIETFLVPPRWLFVRIETDNGIVGWGEPVVEGQADIVRAAVEQHAEYLVGLDATRIEDHWQVLTRGGFYRGGPVASSAIAGIDQALWDIAGKARGVPVHDLLGGAVRDRIRMYGWVGGDDPSELRDNIAQQVSSGLTAVKMNGSGRMKPIGTVSAINEVVERAALAREVLGPDRDMAIDFHGRMTVANSRRVLPLLEPYAPLFVEEPVVPEKSHLLDGIVASTSIPISTGERLFSRNEFLGPLQAGVAVVQPDLSHAGGISEVRRIAALADMFDAQLAPHCPLGPIALASSLQVGFNTPNFLIQEQSIGIHYNVGSDVLEYLMDTSVFDFTSGYIERLTKPGLGIDIDEAAVRAADKIGHQWRSPVWRHDDGALAEW, encoded by the coding sequence GTGAAGATCGCGCGCATCGAAACATTCTTGGTACCGCCACGATGGCTGTTCGTGCGCATCGAGACCGACAACGGCATTGTCGGCTGGGGCGAACCCGTTGTTGAAGGCCAAGCCGACATCGTGCGCGCTGCCGTCGAACAGCACGCCGAGTACCTCGTGGGGCTCGACGCCACCCGCATCGAAGACCACTGGCAAGTACTCACCCGCGGCGGGTTTTACCGCGGCGGCCCTGTAGCCTCGAGCGCCATCGCCGGAATCGACCAGGCGCTCTGGGACATCGCAGGCAAGGCTCGCGGCGTTCCCGTTCACGACCTCCTCGGCGGCGCCGTGCGCGATCGCATCCGCATGTATGGCTGGGTTGGCGGCGATGACCCGTCCGAACTGCGCGACAACATTGCCCAACAAGTGAGCTCTGGCCTCACCGCCGTCAAGATGAACGGCAGCGGACGGATGAAGCCCATCGGCACCGTCAGCGCCATCAACGAAGTTGTCGAACGAGCCGCCCTCGCCCGCGAAGTTCTTGGCCCCGACCGAGACATGGCCATCGACTTTCACGGACGGATGACCGTGGCCAACTCGCGCCGCGTGCTCCCCCTGCTCGAGCCCTACGCTCCCCTCTTCGTTGAAGAACCCGTCGTGCCCGAAAAGTCGCACCTACTTGACGGCATTGTCGCCTCAACCTCGATCCCCATCTCCACCGGCGAGCGCCTCTTCTCCCGCAATGAGTTTCTCGGGCCGCTTCAGGCGGGTGTCGCGGTCGTGCAACCCGACCTCTCCCACGCCGGCGGAATCTCCGAAGTGCGCCGCATCGCCGCCCTCGCCGATATGTTCGACGCTCAGCTCGCGCCGCACTGTCCCCTCGGGCCCATTGCCTTGGCGTCGAGTTTGCAAGTCGGGTTCAACACACCGAACTTTCTTATTCAGGAACAGAGCATCGGCATCCACTACAACGTCGGATCAGACGTGCTCGAATACCTCATGGATACGAGCGTTTTCGACTTCACGAGTGGGTACATCGAGCGGCTCACCAAGCCGGGGCTCGGCATCGACATTGACGAAGCCGCGGTGCGCGCTGCCGACAAGATCGGGCACCAGTGGCGCTCCCCCGTGTGGCGTCACGACGATGGCGCCCTTGCTGAGTGGTAG
- a CDS encoding SDR family NAD(P)-dependent oxidoreductase, with translation MRTVLITGAGHGIGAACARMFAAAGDDVVVSDIDTAAAVAIAEEIRAAGGSATGNFLDVSDPAAWQALSRELRCAARLPTVIVNNAFFDVAGVAHEQSEDNWSKQLSVTLSSVYRAMHTFHDTLTAAHGNMVNVSSVHGVLAWTEQPAYAAAKGGLISLTRQLSVDYAPHVRVNVVLPGSIQTRQWDHQGAAELELAARQATLQRLGTPEEVASVIQFLAGDGASYITGASLLVDGGMTTTLGA, from the coding sequence ATGCGTACGGTTCTGATCACCGGAGCAGGGCACGGCATCGGTGCAGCCTGCGCCAGAATGTTTGCCGCTGCCGGCGACGATGTCGTTGTCTCTGACATTGATACGGCTGCCGCGGTCGCGATTGCTGAGGAGATTCGTGCCGCCGGTGGATCAGCGACGGGAAATTTCCTAGACGTCTCCGATCCCGCAGCTTGGCAGGCGCTTTCGCGTGAGCTTCGTTGCGCTGCTCGCCTGCCGACGGTCATTGTGAATAACGCCTTCTTTGACGTAGCAGGCGTCGCGCACGAACAGTCTGAAGACAACTGGAGCAAACAGCTCTCAGTGACCCTCTCATCCGTTTATCGCGCAATGCACACCTTCCACGACACTCTCACCGCAGCGCACGGAAACATGGTCAACGTCTCGAGTGTTCACGGTGTGCTGGCGTGGACTGAACAGCCGGCCTACGCCGCAGCCAAGGGCGGTCTGATTTCGTTAACCCGCCAGCTCTCTGTCGACTACGCACCACACGTTCGCGTGAATGTTGTTCTTCCTGGCTCAATCCAGACGCGCCAATGGGATCACCAGGGCGCCGCAGAACTTGAGCTTGCGGCCCGACAGGCGACATTGCAGAGACTGGGCACACCCGAAGAAGTTGCCTCGGTCATCCAGTTCTTGGCCGGGGATGGCGCCTCATACATCACCGGTGCATCGCTGCTCGTTGACGGGGGAATGACGACAACACTCGGCGCCTAG
- a CDS encoding FadR/GntR family transcriptional regulator — translation MTTFSRRGLHGHVVDVLGRRIMRGDLVPGDILDQDAVLTEFQVSRTVMREAIKVLTTKGLVDARPRLGTYVTERARWQLLDGDVMAWRSEGVPDSLLVLELSEVRHVLEPAAAKLAAVRRTEQQCVAIEEAMNALAATFVSSEAESHAAADLAFHRAVLAASGNELLARFEVVLEPALQARNQIAFERETTTQFLDSHRAVVDAIVAQDADAAHLAMTTLMSQSARDSEAIVSTDADGAALVKNRKRAL, via the coding sequence CGGGCGCCGCATTATGCGTGGCGACTTGGTGCCTGGCGACATTCTCGATCAGGATGCAGTGCTCACCGAATTTCAGGTGAGCCGCACGGTCATGAGGGAAGCCATCAAGGTACTCACGACTAAAGGACTTGTGGATGCGCGTCCGCGCTTGGGCACCTACGTCACCGAGCGGGCGCGGTGGCAGTTGCTTGACGGTGACGTCATGGCCTGGCGATCTGAAGGCGTTCCCGATTCTCTCCTTGTCCTTGAGCTGAGCGAAGTTCGTCACGTACTCGAACCAGCTGCCGCGAAGCTGGCGGCAGTGAGACGCACCGAGCAACAGTGTGTCGCGATCGAGGAGGCGATGAACGCCCTCGCTGCGACGTTCGTGAGCAGCGAGGCTGAATCTCACGCGGCGGCCGACTTGGCATTCCATCGAGCGGTGCTTGCGGCATCCGGCAATGAACTGTTGGCTCGTTTTGAAGTGGTGCTTGAACCAGCGTTGCAGGCCCGCAATCAGATCGCGTTCGAACGCGAAACGACCACCCAGTTCTTGGATTCGCATCGCGCCGTGGTTGACGCCATTGTCGCTCAGGATGCCGACGCTGCGCACCTAGCGATGACAACGTTGATGAGTCAGTCTGCTCGCGATTCTGAAGCCATTGTGAGCACAGATGCTGACGGCGCCGCCCTCGTCAAGAACCGCAAGCGAGCACTCTAA